A region of Oryzias latipes chromosome 18, ASM223467v1 DNA encodes the following proteins:
- the LOC101160108 gene encoding uncharacterized protein LOC101160108 isoform X2 yields the protein MSRRRNRGSAEAGLSPELRGPFIDFSGSTSRGDDDFLELESDEELLCSVSDITEHLGRNITVVLETALSEIRKMVSIRIRVLKMELLEKTQEVDALKAKLDAVQRDSKDALPGLTTAAELAAEAGFRKQHDLSGASKHNNSDPRRVKAPLPGVKKENIDAICDYLMKDKNSKGCGDSEDQVSHVDHKPEPHSLHLWADGGMSSSGPPQGDAEAATEDIFSLLPSGSKRMYECEWMAPMDYSSVPKVLKEPAKENVQHSDVEDGASEDELAGAGGGGPEQIQASISQVQPAEFSMGPQSSPGHAGSPLEGTADPPESDAEISSWESVCNPRVRRHQRGPDDPTMSRGSAAPKTFPDWIQQMWLNPKTTAPGPSGESFGRTSLLPPDSQVAAGEKRKRRRCKFCKTTADVKTSTTCSKCGKFICRKHTVMNCYPCAV from the exons ATGAGCCGCAGAAGGAACCGTGGCTCGGCCGAAGCCGGGCTGTCACCCGAACTCCGCGGTCCCTTCATCGACTTCTCTGGTTCTACGAGTCGCGGTGACGACGATTTTCTAGAACTGGAGTCCGACGAAGAGCTGCTGTGCTCGGTCAGCGACATCACCGAGCACCTGGGCAGAAACATCACGGTGGTTCTGGAGACGGCGCTGTCAGAGATCCGCAAGATGGTCAGCATCCGAATACGAGTCCTGAAAATGGAGCTGCTCGAGAAAACCCAGGAGGTGGACGCTTTAAAGGCCAAGTTAGACGCCGTCCAGAGGGACTCTAAAGACGCCCTCCCCGGTTTGACGACGGCCGCGGAGCTGGCCGCGGAGGCCGGCTTCAGGAAACAACACGACCTCAGCGGCGCATCCAAGCACAACAATAGCGACCCCCGGAGGGTCAAAGCCCCCCTTCCCGGGGTCAAGAAGGAGAATATCGATGCGATTTGCGATTATCTGATGAAGGACAAAAACTCAAAGGGCTGCGGTGACTCGGAGGACCAGGTCAGCCACGTGGATCATAAGCCAGAGCCGCATTCGCTCCACCTGTGGGCGGACGGCGGGATGAGCAGCTCCGGGCCCCCGCAGGGAGACGCGGAGGCCGCCACGGAGGACATCTTCAGCCTGCTGCCCTCCGGCAGCAAGAGGATGTACGAGTGCGAGTGGATGGCGCCGATGGATTACTCCTCTGTGCCGAAAG TGCTGAAAGAACCCGCCAAGGAAAACGTTCAGCACAGTGACGTGGAGGATGGCGCGAGCGAGGACGAGCTGGCTGGCGCTGGAGGCGGTGGACCGGAGCAGATCCAGGCCTCCATCTCCCAAGTCCAGCCTGCAGAGTTTTCTATGGGACCCCAGAGCTCTCCTGGACATGCAGGGAGTCCTCTGGAGGGGACCGCAGACCCGCCAGAGTCAG ATGCCGAAATCAGCAGCTGGGAATCCGTGTGCAATCCGAGAGTACGGCGCCACCAAAGAGGGCCGGACGATCCGACAATGTCTCGAGGTTCTGCGGCTCCAA AGACCTTTCCTGACTGGATCCAACAGATGTGGCTCAATCCAAAAACTACAGCTCCAGGTCCATCAGGGGAGAGCTTTGGGAGAACTTCCCTTCTTCCTCCGGATAGCCAG gtTGCTGCTGGGGAAAAACGGAAGAGACGGAGATGCAAGTTCTGCAAGACGACCGCTGACGTCAAGACCAGCACGACCTGTTCAAAGTGTGGGAAGTTCATCTGCAGGAAGCACACTGTCATGAATTGTTACCCATGTGCTGTGTAG